The following DNA comes from Amycolatopsis solani.
ACGGTGACCACTACGACCATCCAGCTCCACCGGGTCCCCGCCGCACTGCTGCGGGCACGCACCCGCGACGACGTAGTCACCGAAGAAGACCGGGACTCGACCTGGCCAGTCGTAGCGGTCCGGCTGCTGAACGCTGCTCTCCCGGAAAATCCTCTGGCCAACCCGCCGAGCTGGCCACGCTGGCGAGAACTGCTCCCGCACCTGCTTTCCGTGTGCGATCCTCGCCGCGAGTGGCAGACGGCAGAAGGAGAAGTCGCCCACCTGCTCGACCGCACCGCTTCCTACCTCCAGACCCGTGGCGATCCCCGCGCCGCATTGCCGCTGTTTCAGCGGGCGTACTCGCTTCGCAGGGGTCTCCTGGGTGTGGACCAGTCCGACACCCTCACCTCTGCCCGCAACCTCGCCCTCGTCGTCAGATGGCTAGGTGAGTACCAGCGGGCTTGTGAGCTGAACGAGGACATCCTCGCCCGCCGCCGGCGCGTCCTGGGCGAGGACCACCCGGACACCCTCACCTCCGCCAGCGACCTCGCTCTCGTTCTTCGAAGGTTGGGCAAGCACCTGCAAGCTCGTGAGCTGGACGAGGACATCCTCGCCCGCCGTCGGCGCGTCCTGGGCGAGGATCACCCCGACACCCTCACCTCCGCCAGCAACCTCGCCATCGACCTCGGGGCGTCGGGTGACTATCAGCGGTCTCGCGAGCTGGCCGAGGACACCTTCGCCCGTCGCCGGCGCCTTCTGGGTGAGGACCATCCGGACACCCTCACCTCCGCCAGCAACCTCGCTTACACCATCAGAGAGCTGGGTGACCATCAGCGAGCGCGTGAGCTGGGTGAGGACACCCTCGTTCGCCGCCGGCGCCTTCTGGGTGAGGACCATCCGGACACCCTCACTTCCGCCAGCAACCTCGCTGTCGACCTCCGGGCGCTGGGTGAGCACCAGCGGGCACGTGAGCTGGACGAGGACACCTTCGCCCGCTCCGAACGCGTCCTCGGCAAAGATCACCCCCACACCCTGGTCTCCGCCGGCAACCTCGCTTCCGGGCTCAGCGATCTGGGTGCGCATTCACGGGCGCGTGAGCTGGGTGAGGACACCCTCGTTCGTCGTCGGCGCGTCTTGGGCGAGGACCATCCGGACACCCTCACTTCCGCCAGCAACCTCGCTTACACCCTCCGGGCGCTGGGTGAGTACCAGCGTGCGCGTGAGCTGGACGAGGACACTCTCGCCCGCTCCGAACGTGTTCTCGGCGCAGATCACCCCGACACCCTGGTCTCCGCCGGCAACCTGGCTTCCGGGCTCAGTGATCTGGGTGAGCATCAGCGGGCGTGTGAAGTGGGTGAGGACACCCTCGTTCGTCGTCGGCGCGTCTTGGGCGAGGACCATCCGGACACCCTCATTTCCGCTAGTCACCTCGCCTACGACCTCCGGGCGCTGGGTGAGTACCAGCGTGCGCGTGAGCTGGACGAGGACACTCTCGCCCGCTCCGAACGTGTTCTCGGCGCAGATCACCCCGACACCCTCGTCTCCGCCAGCAACCTGGCTGTCGACCTGAGGGAGCTGGGCGAGTACCAGCGGGCGCGTGAGCTGGACGAGGACACCTTCGCCCGCCGCCGACGCGTCCTGGGCGAGGATCACCCCGACACCCTCGTCTCCGCCGACAACCTCGCTGTCGACCTTCGGGAGCTGGGTGAGCATCATCGAGCGCGTGAGCTGGACGAGGGCAACTTCCCCCGTACGGAGAGCGGTACCGGACCTGGTTTTCGCGCCCGTGTTGGTTGTGGCCCGTTCATCTCCGACGAGTGAACCGCGGCGGTTCGAGTCCTCGCGGCGGCTCGCAGGTCGAGCCCCATCCGCGACACCCTCGGGACCGGATGTGCGCCCTCGCGGAGGCCCGGATCGCCAAGAAGTGAGATCCACCCGGTCGGGGGACGAACGAAGGCCCCCGGCTCGTGACCGGGGGCCTTCGGGAGAGCACTTCTTACTTCGGCGGGGCCAGCTTCACGACCGTCGCCTTGGCGTCGCCGCGGGGGGTTCGGTAGGTGATCTCGTCGCCCGCCTTCTTGCCGACCAAGGCCAGGCCCAGGGGGCTGTCCGAGGTGATTGCGTCCGCGTCCTCGCCCGGGACCGTGACGACCTGGAACGTCTCTTCGTCGCCGTCCGAGAAGCGGAGGGTCACGCTTGTGCCGTCCGGGAGCTGGGCGTTGCCGTAGCCGCCGTGTTCCATCTTCGCGGCCAGGTCGGCGATCTGGCGGTCGAGGCGGGCGGCCGCTTCGGCTCGGTCGATCACGTCCGCCTGGTCCGCCGCGTCGCCGGTGCGCTCCTGCTCGCCGGGTTGCGGCGCCAGGGCCAGTCGTTGTGCGCGCAAGTTCGCGATTTCCTTCTCCAGCTGGCTGCGCGCAGCCGGGCTGAGCCCCTTGTCCCCTGAGATCACCATGCCGCGCATTGTCCGCTGCGCGGACCGGGGTGGCCAATCCGGTTTTTCACCCGAAGGTCATCAGCGGGACGTCTGGCCTAGGATTCGGGCCTGCCGTCCAGTAAGAAGGTAACGAGAATCACCGTGAGCGCAGTCCCCGGTCGCAGCGACCGGCTCTCTCCCAACCAGCTTGCCAAGCAGGACCAGATCGTCGAAGCCGCGCGCGTGGTCCTCGCCCGCGACGGCCTTGCCGGGTGCACCGTCCGGGCCATCGCCGACGCCGGGCCGCTCACCAAGAGCGCGATCCACTACTACTTCGCCGACATCGACGTCCTCATCGACCGCGCGATGGCCGCCCACATCACCACCTTCGCGGCGGGGCTGCGCGAGGTGGCCGCGAAGCACGACGAACCGCGCCGGCGGCTCTTCGCCGTCCTCGAGGAGTACCTGCGCGTCTTCGCCGCCAACCCGAACGCGGCCTTCCTGTGGTTCGAGTACTGGATCGCCGCCGGGCGGGCGCAGCACCCGCAGGCCATCGACGTCATGCTCACGTCGCTCACCGAGCTGCTCGCCGAGCTCCTCGCCCCGCTCGACGTCGACGACCCGCGGGCGCGCGCCCGGGCGCTGCTGTCGTACCTGCTGGGCACGGTCGTCCAGCAGCGGGTGCGCCCGCGTCCGTTCGCCACCCTGCGTGCCGACATCGAGGCGCTCTGCTTCGCGAACTACGGCCAATAACGCCCAATAGATCCGTAGAGGTACGGATTGTGCGGTACGTCCGGCTCCGGCCAAGGTCGAGGAACCCCCGAGAGCAGGAGACGTGATGCGCACACGAACGTGCATGGCAGCGGCCGCGGCCGTCCTCTTGGTGCTCACCGCCGGCGGCCAGGCCGGTGCCGCCCAGCCCGGCGGACCGCAGGTGTACGAGGTCAGCGGCACCGGCACCGCCCAGCAGCGCACCGAGGTCGCGCGGACCGGCGCGGACATCCTCGACGTCGAAGGCGCGACGACGACGATCATCGCCAACCCCGGCGAAGTGGCCCAGCTGCGCGCGCTCGGCTTCGGCGTGAAGGCGCTGGGGAAGGTGAACCGGCCCGAGGGCGCCGAGACCGTCGAAGACTTCCCGGCCGGCTACACCGGTTACCACACGTACGCGGAGACGCAGACCGAGCTGCAGAAGGCCGTCGCGAACTACCCGACGCTCGCGAAGCTCGGCAGCGTCGGCAACTCCTACGAGGGCCGCGCGCTGTCGGTGCTCAAGATCAGCGACAACGCCGGCACCGACGAGAACGAGCCCGAGGTCCTCTTCACCTGCAACCAGCACGCGCGCGAGCACCTCACCACCGAGATGTGCCTCCGCATCGTGCAGCGGCTGACCAGCGGGTACGCCACCGACCCGGCGATCAAGCGGCTCGTCGACAGTGCCGAGATCTGGGTCGTCCCGAGCGTCAACCCGGACGGCTCCGAGTACGACATCTCCGGCGGCACGTTCCACAGCTGGCGCAAGAACCGCCAGGGTCCCGGCACCGACACCAACCGCAACTGGGGCTACAAGTGGGGCTGCTGCGGCGGCTCGTCGGGCTCGACGTCCAGCGAGACCTACCGTGGCACGGCGGCGTTCTCCGCGCCGGAGACCCGCGCCGTCTCGAACTGGGTGAACTCGCGGGTGGTCGGCGGCGTCCAGCAGATCAAGACGCACATCGACTTCCACACCTACTCCGAGCTGGTGCTCTGGCCGTTCGGGTACACCTACGCCGACACCGCGCCCGGCCTGACCGCGGCCGAGGCGCAGAAGTTCCAGTCGCTCGGCAGGCAGATGGCCGCGACCAACAACTACACGCCGCAGCAGTCCAGCGACCTCTACATCACCGACGGCAGCGTCAACGACTGGATGTGGGCGCAGCACAAGATCTGGAGCTTCACCTTCGAGATGTACCCGAAGGGCAGCAGCCCGGGCTTCTACCCGCGCGACACCCAGATCGTGCCGCAGACGACCCGCAACGACCAGGCCGTGGACATCCTCATCAACGCCGCGATCACCGGCTGACCCCCAGCGGCCTGGTGCGCGGCTCGCGAAGGGCCTCCTTCCCCGTCGACCGGGGGAGGAGGCCCTCGCGGTTAGGGTGCGGGGCATGCCTCTGTTCTCGTTCGAAGGGCTCAGCCCGCAGGTCCACCCGGACGCCTGGATCGCACCCACGGCCACCCTCATCGGCGACGTCGTCGTCGAAAAGGACGCCTCGATCTGGTTCGGCGCGGTGATCCGGGCCGACTTCGGCCGGATCGTCATCCGCGAGGGCGCCAACGTCCAGGACAACTCGGTGATCCACGTCAACGACGGCGTCTGCGAGGTCGGCAAGAACGTCACCGTGGGCCACCAGTGCCTGGTGCACGACTGCACGATCGGGGAGCAGGCGCTGATCGGCAACGGCTCGACGGTGCTCGACAAGGCGAAGATCGGCGCGCGGGCGCTGGTCGCGGCCGGCGCCACGGTCACGCCGGCGACGGAGGTGCCCGACGAGGTCATCGCGATGGGCAGCCCGGCCAAGAAGTTCGTCCCGCTGACCGACTCGGCGCGGATGTGGGTCGAGCACAACGCGGCGATCTACCAGGAGCTGGCGCGCCGGCACCGTGCGGGGACAAAATCGGTTTGACCCTCCAGTAACTGGAGACCCTAGCTTCGGGGCATGGCTCCGAAGAAACTCACCCACCAGGTCACCCTCGAGCTCACCGCGGGCAACGCCCCGGTCGTCGACCTCGGCAAGATGCTGGGGCAGACCGGGGTCAACCTCGTCGAGGTCAAGAAGGCTTACGACGCGGCGACGACGACCCAGCGCGGCGACATCGTGCCGGTCGTCGTCTCGGTGTTCGAGGACCGCTCGTTCGCGCTGCGGCTCAAGACGCCGCCGACGTCGTTCCTCATCAAGAAGGCGTTGGGGGACAAGGGATCCGCGCGGCCGGGGCACGAGGTCGCCGGCAAGCTGACGACCGGGCAGCTGCGGGAGATCGCCACGCGCAAGCTGCCGGACCTGAACACCTCGGACGTCGAGGCGGCGATGCGCACGATCGCGGGCACGGCTCGCTCCATGGGTGTCGTGGTCGTGGACTGACGTGCGCAAGCACGCGGTGGTGCCGCCGTTCCACGCGCTGGACCCCGAGCTCGGGGTCGCGGAACAGTTGCTGCGCCGGGGAAATCCGCAGCTTTGCGCGATCGTCGCCCGGCTGCCCGACGAAGTCGCGGCCGCGCACTGCCTCAACTCCGTGCTGGCGGAGGCGGGAGCGCGGCCGCGGCTCGTCGCGACCGGGCCGGCGTGGCGGATCGTCTACGTGACGCCCTACGCGGGAACCGGCGAGCTGGCCGCGGGCGCGGCCGGGCTGGCCGAACTCGTCATGGTCGGCGGCTGGCGGCGGGTGAAGCGCTGCGCCACCTGCGCGAAGCCGTTCTGCGACCGGACGTCGGGGTGCACCCGCAAGTGGTGCGCCGAACACCGCCGGGGCACTGGCGGGGTGGACTAGGCTTTCTCCCGCAGCAGCGACTGGCGCCATCGAGGTGGAGCACCACCGGGAAGCGACGACGAGGCCGGCACCGCGCGCCTGGGTGAAGGCCACTCCAGAGCCGGAGTACGCCATGACACACCAGCCAGCACTGAACGCGCTCACCGCCGCCGACCCGCAGATCGCCGGGCTGGTCGAGGACGAAGCGAAGCGCCAGCACGACAAGATCCGCCTGATCGCGTCAGAGAACTACGTCTCGCAAGCCGTCCTCGAAGCGACCGGCAGCGTGCTCACCAACAAGTACTCCGAGGGCTACGCGGGCAAGCGGTACTACGAGGGCCAGCAGTTCATCGACCAGGTCGAGCAGGTCGCCATCGACCGGGCGAAGGCCGTGTTCGGCGCCGACCACGCGAACGTCCAGCCGTACTCCGGGTCCCCGGCGAACCTCGCGGTCTACCTCGCCTTCGCCGAGCCCGGCGACACCGTGCTGGGGATGGCGCTGCCGGACGGCGGCCACCTCACCCACGGCTGGGGCGTGTCCGCGACCGGCAAGTGGTTCACCCCGGTGCGCTACGGCGTCGCCAAGGAGACCGGCCGCGTCGACCTCGACCAGGTCCGCGACCTGGCCCGCGAGCACCGGCCGAAGCTGATCTTCTGCGGTGGCACGGCGATCCCGCGCACGATCGACTTCCCGGCGTTCGCGGAGATCGCCGCGGAGGTCGGCGCGGTGCTCGTCGCCGACATCGCGCACATCGCCGGCCTCGTCGCGGGTGGCGCGCACCCGTCGCCGATCGGGCACGCGCAGGTCGTCACGACGACCACGCACAAGACCCTCCGCGGGCCGCGCGGCGCGATGATCCTGTCCGACGCCGAGCACGCCAAAGCCGTCGACAAGGCGGTGTTCCCGGGGCTGCAGGGTGGCCCGCACGACCACACGACGGCGGCCATCGCGGTCGCGCTCGGCGAGGCGCAGCAGCCGTCGTTCAGCGAGTACGCGCACACGATCGTCGCCAACGCCCGCGCGCTGGCGGACGCCCTGCTGGCGAAGGGGTACGACCTGGTCTCCGGCGGCACGGACAACCACCTGCTGCTGATCGACCTGACGAACAAGGCGGTCGCGGGCAAGCCGGCGGCGAAGGCGCTGGACCGGGCGGGCATCGAGCTGAACTACAACACGGTCCCGTTCGACCCGCGCAAGCCGTTCGACCCGTCCGGCATCCGGCTCGGCACGTCCGCGATCACCACCCGCGGCCTCAAGCCGGAGCACCAGACCCAGGTGGCGGACTGGATCGACCGCACGATCACCGCCGCGGCCGCTTCCGACGACTCCTCCTTGGACGCGATCGCCGCGGAGATCCGCGAGTTCCTGACCCCGTTCCCCATCCCGGGCTACTCCGCCTGACCCTCACCCCGAAGGCGGCACTTTCATAGGGAAAGTGCCGCCTTCGGCATGTCATGGGGCGCGAGACCGGGCTCACAGAATATTTGATTGCAGGATACAAGCTTCCGGGGAATACTTGGCTCAAGCAAGTAGTTGAGCGGTACAAGCAACTACCAAGTCCCGAGGGAGACCACCATGAGCGACACCTCCACGGCGGAAGGAGCAGCCGCTACGAACGGCAAACTGACCCACCGCCAGATCCTCACCGTCCTGTCCGGGCTGATGCTCGGCATGTTCCTCGCCGCGCTCGACCAGACCATCGTGTCGAGCTCGATGCGCACCATCGCCGACGAGCTCCACGGCCTGTCCCTGCAGGCCTGGGCCACCACCGCCTACCTGATCACCGCCACGCTCTCCACGCCGCTGTACGGCAAGCTGTCCGACCTCTACGGCCGCAAGCCCATGTACCTGACGGCGATTTCGCTGTTCCTGGTCGGCTCGCTCGCCAGCGGCATGGCGACGTCGATGTACGAGCTCGCCGCGTTCCGCGCCTTCCAGGGCCTCGGTGCCGGTGGCCTGATGTCGCTGGCGCTCGCGATCATCACCGACATCACCGCGCCGCGTGAGCGCAGCAAGTACCAGGGATACTTCATGGCGGTGTTCGGCATCTCGAGCGTGGCCGGGCCGGTCGTCGGCGGCTTCTTCGCCGGCATCGACACCTTCGCGGGCATCACCGGCTGGCGCTGGGTCTTCCTGGTCAACGTCCCGATCGCGCTGGCCGCGCTGGTCGTCGTCACCAAGGTGCTGAACCTCCCGCACACCCGCGTGGACCAGAAGGTCGACTACTGGGGTGCCGTCGCGCTGGCCACCGGGCTGGTGCCGCTGCTGATCGTCGCCGAGCAGGGCCGCGAGTGGGGCTGGGGTTCGGCCGCCTCGATCGCCATGTACGTCGTCGGCGGGCTGGGCGTGGCCGCGTTCGTCTGGATCGAACGCCGGATGGGCGACGCCGCCCTGCTGCCGCTGCGCCTGTTCAAGCGCCCGGTGTTCCGGATGGCCACGCTGGTCACCGTCGTGCAGGGCGCCGGGATGTTCGGCGCGATGATGTCGCTGCCGCTGTACCTGCAGATCGTCAAGGGCGCGACGCCGACCCAGGCGGGCCTGCAGATGCTGCCGCTGACGCTGGGCATCATGGTCGCCAGCCTGACCAGCGGCCGCCTGATCTCGAAGACCGGGCGCTACAAGATGTTCGCGGTGGCCGGGATCGGCCTGATGGCGGCGGCGCTGTTCGCGCTCTCGACCATCACCGTCGACAGCTCGCTGGCGCTGGTCATGGTGATCGCCTTCGTGATCGGCCTCGGTCTCGGCGCCTCGATGCAGACGCTGGTGCTGGCCGCGACCAACGACGTCCGCCCGCAGGACATCGGCGTCGCCACCTCGGCGGCGACGTTCTTCCGCCAGATCGGCGGCACGGCGGGCACCGCGGTGTTCCTGTCGATCCTGTTCGGCACGGTCGGCGACCGGATCGCGAACGCCATCCGCTCGGCGATGACCAGCCCGGCCTACGTCTCGGCGCTGGCCCAGAACCCGGCGTTCGCGAAGCAGATGCAGAGCGGCCTGGACGTCAACGACACGTCGTTCCTGTCCTCGCTCGACCCGACGCTGGCCCGGCCGATCCTGCAGGGCTTCGCCGAGTCGATGAGCACGGTGTTCCTGGTCGGCGGGATCGTGCTGACCGTCGGCTTCGCCCTGGTGTGGTTCCTCAAGGAGAAGCCGCTCTCGGACAAGTCGGCGATGGAGCAGCGCGCCGACGCCGAGGCGGATGCCCCGGCACTCGCCCTGGCGCACTGACCGCGTGAAAAGGCCCCTCGGGAAGCTTCCCGAGGGGCCTTTTCGCGTGCGGGCTAGTGGGCCGCGCCGCCGTTGGCCTCTTCCTTGGCCAGGCGGTCGGTCTCGCGCTCGTACGACCGGGCGATCTCCGCCTCGGCTTCGGTGCGGCCGACCCAGGACGAGCCTTCGACGCTCTTGCCGGGCTCCAGGTCCTTGTACACCTCGAAGAAGTGCTGGATCTCCAGCTTGTGGAACTCGTTCAGGTGGTGGATGTCGCGCAGGTGCTCGAGGCGCGGGTCGTTCGTCGGGACCGCGAGGACCTTGTCGTCCGGGCCCTTCTCGTCGGTCATCCGGAACATGCCGATCGCGCGGCAGCGGATCAGGCAGCCCGGGAAGGTCGGCTCCTGGACGAGGACGAGCACGTCCAGCGGGTCGCCGTCCTGGCCGAGGGTGTCGTCGATGAAGCCGTAGTCGGCCGGGTACTGCGTGGCCGTGAACAGGGTCCGGTCCAGCTTGATGCGGCCGGTCTTGTGGTCGACCTCGTACTTGTTGCGCTCCCCTTTGGGGATTTCGATCGTGACGTCGAACTCCACGGCGTCCTCGCTGCTTCTTTATAGATCCGGGCGTGCCCGCCCGACGCGGGCGGCAACCTTCATGACTGTCTTGACGTCTCCTAGTGTGGACTACGGCGTGCCGCGGGTCCCCATCGATGTCGGCCACGCGGCATGTGACCTTGGCCCCTGCCGGGGCAGGTGAGAAGGAGTGGTGGGTGCCGGAAAACGACCAGCCGATGTGGCCTTCGTCGGACGAAGACCGCTCGTCGTCGGGCGCGCGGAAGACCACCCCGATGTCCCTGCCCGACCCGCCGCCGAGCCCGCCGGGGGAGTCCGGCGTGCCCAAGGTCACAGGCAGCCAAGCACCCAAGGGGTCCTGGTTCGCGCCGAACGTCGCGCCTGAGCCGGTCCCCGGGCTCAACGTCCCGGCGGAGGAGCCGCCGCCCTCGCCGCCGCCGGCCAAGCAGGACCTGGCCGACCGGCTCGGCAGCCGGGAGCCGAAGCCGGCTCCCGAGGCGGGCACCGAGTACATCCGGGCCGAGCAGCCGCCCGCGGAGAGCACCCAGTTCATCGAGGTGAAGCAGCCCGAGCCGACGCCGGTGGTGCCGGTCGAGCGCAACGTCTGGACCGCTGAGCAGCAGGAACACCGCGAGGAGCCGCAGCAGCAGTGGCGTGAGGAGCTGCAGCTGTGGCGTGAGGAGCAGCAACGCCGCGAAGAGCAGCTGAAGCGCGCCGACGCCCAGCGCCGTGAGGAGCCGCAGCGTCCGGAAGAGCCCCAGCAGCCCTGGGCCCAGCGCATCGAGCTGCGGGAGAACCGCGGCGGCGACCGCCCGGCCGAACCGGGTGACCGGCGGCCCGGCCTGCCGCCGGAACCACCGCGCGGGGTCGTGCCGTCGGCGTCCGCCGGGTCCCTTGCCCGGCCGCAGCGGATCGAGCCGGACGGGCAGCGGTTCGACGCCGAGGCGACCGTCGGGATCGAGCGGCCGACCCAGTTCCCCGCCGCCTTCCAGCAGCAGCCCCAGTCCCGCACCGAGCCGCGGCCCGAGCAGCAGCCGCCGTCCGAGCCGCCGCCCGCCGCCGAAGCGCCGCCGGCCGGGGAGCCGCCGAAGAAGCGGCGCAAGGGCAAGCTGATCGCGCTCGTCGTGGTAGTCCTGCTGCTGCTGGCCGGGGGCGGGGTCGCCGCGGCGATGCCGAAGGTGTCGAACCGGCTGGGCCTGCCGTGGGCGCCGAACGCGCCGAAGGGCGACAGCCCGGAGCCGGGCGCCGCCACGCGTCAGCTGCAAGGGCCGAACAACGCCGGGCAGGCGCCGACCGCGAACGGCGTCAAGTCGGTGCTGGCTTCGGCGGCCGGCAACGGCGCGCTCGGCCAGCTCACCGGCAGTGTGATCGACCCGGTGACCGGCACCGTGCTGTGGGACCGCGGCTCGGGGACCCCGGTGACCCCGGCGTCGACGACGAAGGTCCTCACGTCGGCGGCCGCGCTGCTCTCCCTCGACCACAACCTGCGGTTGTCGACCAAGATCGTGCAGGGCGCCGACCCGGGCACGGTCGTACTGGTCGGCGGCGGCGACACGACGATCACCAACCTGCCGCTGGGCACGGACTCGCCGCTGTACCCGGGTGCCGCGCACGTCGACGACCTCGTCGCGCAGGTCAAGAAGGCCGCGCCCGGCGTCAAGAAGGTGCAGGTCGACCTGACCCTGTTCAAGGGCGCCACGACCGCGCCGGGCTGGGAAGCGGGCGACGCACCGTCGACGTACGCGACTCAGATGGCACCGGTGATGGCCGATGGCGGCCGGATCAGCCCCAAGGACAACAACTCGCAGCGCACGGCGAACGCGGGCAGCGCGCTGGCCTCGTCGATCGCGTCGAAGCTGGGCGCGTCACCGGGCGGCCAGGCGACCGCGGCCAAGGACGCGAAGGTGCTCGGCGAGGTCAAGTCGGCCCCGCTGACCGAGCTGGTGTCCGACCTGATGGTGCTGTCCGACGACGTCCTCGCCGAGGCCATCGCCCGGCAGGTCGCGCTGGCCAACGGCGAGGAAGCGAGCTACGCCGGCGGCGCGAAGGCGACCGTCAAGGTGCTGAAGGACCACGGGTTCGACGTCTCGGGCGTCGAGCTGTCCGACGGCAGCGGGATCTCGTCGCTCAACCGCATCCCGGCGCGGCTGCTTACCCAGCTCCTCGCGGCCGCGGCGGCACCGGAGGGCAAGAACCCGGGCACCGGCAAGCTGCGCCCGGTGCTGGCCGGCCTCCCGGTGGCGGGCGGCTCCGGCACCCTCGCCGACAAGCGCTTCGACACCCCGGCGTCCCAGGCGGGCCGCGGCTGGGTGCGCGCGAAGACGGGCACGCTGACCGGGGTGAACACGCTGGCGGGGCTGGTCCTCGACCAGGACGGCCGGGTGCTGGTGTTCGCGTTCATGTCCAACGGCTCGGACACCGACCCGGGCCGGGACGCCATCGACGTACTGGCCACGAGCCTCCGCAAGTGCGGATGCGCGTAGCGGGGGTACCTCTCCGTGTGCGAACCGTACGAAGATCGTGGCCGGAAACGCCCACCGGGCAGGTAGCGTCGGAAGGGTGAGTCAGGAAACCGAGACCCGGCCCATGGTCGACTGGGCGATCGCCGCGCAGACCGGCGCGCTGCTCGTGCGCGGTGGTCCGCAGATCCCGCGCGAAGAGGCCGAAGCGG
Coding sequences within:
- a CDS encoding inorganic diphosphatase — encoded protein: MEFDVTIEIPKGERNKYEVDHKTGRIKLDRTLFTATQYPADYGFIDDTLGQDGDPLDVLVLVQEPTFPGCLIRCRAIGMFRMTDEKGPDDKVLAVPTNDPRLEHLRDIHHLNEFHKLEIQHFFEVYKDLEPGKSVEGSSWVGRTEAEAEIARSYERETDRLAKEEANGGAAH
- the dacB gene encoding D-alanyl-D-alanine carboxypeptidase/D-alanyl-D-alanine endopeptidase → MPENDQPMWPSSDEDRSSSGARKTTPMSLPDPPPSPPGESGVPKVTGSQAPKGSWFAPNVAPEPVPGLNVPAEEPPPSPPPAKQDLADRLGSREPKPAPEAGTEYIRAEQPPAESTQFIEVKQPEPTPVVPVERNVWTAEQQEHREEPQQQWREELQLWREEQQRREEQLKRADAQRREEPQRPEEPQQPWAQRIELRENRGGDRPAEPGDRRPGLPPEPPRGVVPSASAGSLARPQRIEPDGQRFDAEATVGIERPTQFPAAFQQQPQSRTEPRPEQQPPSEPPPAAEAPPAGEPPKKRRKGKLIALVVVVLLLLAGGGVAAAMPKVSNRLGLPWAPNAPKGDSPEPGAATRQLQGPNNAGQAPTANGVKSVLASAAGNGALGQLTGSVIDPVTGTVLWDRGSGTPVTPASTTKVLTSAAALLSLDHNLRLSTKIVQGADPGTVVLVGGGDTTITNLPLGTDSPLYPGAAHVDDLVAQVKKAAPGVKKVQVDLTLFKGATTAPGWEAGDAPSTYATQMAPVMADGGRISPKDNNSQRTANAGSALASSIASKLGASPGGQATAAKDAKVLGEVKSAPLTELVSDLMVLSDDVLAEAIARQVALANGEEASYAGGAKATVKVLKDHGFDVSGVELSDGSGISSLNRIPARLLTQLLAAAAAPEGKNPGTGKLRPVLAGLPVAGGSGTLADKRFDTPASQAGRGWVRAKTGTLTGVNTLAGLVLDQDGRVLVFAFMSNGSDTDPGRDAIDVLATSLRKCGCA